The Agrococcus sp. ProA11 genomic sequence TCTACCAGGAGTGGTTCCCGGGCTCCCCGATGCCCGAGCAGTACCTGCCCTCCGGCGAGCAGTCCGAATAATCCCGCCGTCGGCGACCGGCGCGGGGCATCCACCTCACGCCGGTCGCCGCCCACCGGATGGAGCACACCATGAACTGGCTCGACAACCTCGTCAGGACGTTCCTCGACTTCGGCGCAATGTGGCAGGTCCTGCCGCAGATGCTCGGCACCGGGCTCGTCAACACCCTCATCATCTCGATCGCCGCGACCGTCATCGGCGTCGTGCTCGGCATGATCGTCGCGATCATGGGCATCTCGCCCTCGCGATGGCTGCGCGTCCCGGCGCGCGTCTACACCGACATCTTCCGCGGCCTGCCGGCGATCCTCACCATCCTGCTCATCGGGCAGGGCTTCGCCCGCGTCAGCCAGGAGTTCTTCGGCCCGTCGCCCTACCCGCTCGGCATCCTCGCGCTCAGCCTGATCGCGAGCGCCTACATCGGCGAGATCTTCCGCGCCGGCATCCAGAGCGTCGACCGCGGCCAGCTGGAAGCCTGCCGCGCGCTCGGCATGAGCTACGGCTCGGCGATGCGCCTGGTGGTCGTGCCGCAGGGCATCCGCCGCGTACTTCCCGCGCTCGTCAACCAGTTCATCGCGATCGTCAAGGATTCCAGCCTCGTCTACTTCCTCGGCCTGCTCGCCTCGGAACGCGAGCTGTTCCGCGTGGGGCAGGACGCGGCCGTGCTGACCGGCAACCTGTCGCCGCTCGTGCTCGCCGGCATCTTCTACCTGGTGATCACCGTTCCGCTCACCCACCTCGTCAACTACTTCGACGACCGCTTCCGCACCGGGCGCCGCAAGGCGGCCCCGCCGAAGAGCGG encodes the following:
- a CDS encoding amino acid ABC transporter permease, which gives rise to MNWLDNLVRTFLDFGAMWQVLPQMLGTGLVNTLIISIAATVIGVVLGMIVAIMGISPSRWLRVPARVYTDIFRGLPAILTILLIGQGFARVSQEFFGPSPYPLGILALSLIASAYIGEIFRAGIQSVDRGQLEACRALGMSYGSAMRLVVVPQGIRRVLPALVNQFIAIVKDSSLVYFLGLLASERELFRVGQDAAVLTGNLSPLVLAGIFYLVITVPLTHLVNYFDDRFRTGRRKAAPPKSGLDEVEDFSPSPALTHGSNT